In Thalassococcus sp. S3, the sequence AACGGGCGGCGGCAGGTGATCAATCTGATCTTTCCCGGTGATTTCATTGGCCTACAGGCGGGCATCATGGGCGAGATGAGCCATTCCGTCGAGGCGACCACCAAGATGACGCTGTGTGTCTTTGACCGGAAGGCATTTTTCAATTTTTTTCGCAGCAACACCGAACGTGCCTTCGACATCACATGGCTTGCCGCAGTTGAGGAGCATTTTCTAGGCGAAGCGCTCACCACCGTGGGGCAAAGAAGCGCCGAATCGTCGGTCGCCTGGGCCATGCTGAAGGTGTATCACCGATGTGACGCGCTTGGCCTTGCGCAGGATCGATCCATGCCCTTCCCGTTTCGTCAGCAGGATCTGGCGGACGCTTTGGGCCTGTCTCTCGTTCATACCAACAAGACATTGTCCAAACTGCGGGACGCGCAGATGGCGCGCTGGTCCGATGGAGAGCTCAACATCCTCAATTACGACAGACTGGCTGAACTTGCGATGATGCAGGAAGAGGAAGCCCGACCGCGTCCACTGATCTAAGTGCCCGTCGCGATCAACGGATGAGACCCTGACTTGCGTACAAGTCAGGGTTTCGTTTCGATCAGGTTGTCCGCGACATACGCACCGCGCTGACCCATAGGACGATCTTCCCCGACCGTGGTGTCTATGCGCGTCCGCAGTTCCAGATGCGCGTTCAGCCCGGCGCCAAGCAGAACCAGAAAGCTTGAAAGGTAAAGCCACATCAACATGGCGATCACGGCGCCAATGGATCCATAGGTTTTGTTGTAGCTGTCGAACTGAGAGATATAGACGGAAAACGCGATCGATACCGCAATC encodes:
- a CDS encoding Crp/Fnr family transcriptional regulator, which translates into the protein MTTQCKDCPLRTKPLFQGMSEEEAQQTQRFKSGELVVDPGTPLMLEGSNAPQLYTALRGMGIRYKTLPNGRRQVINLIFPGDFIGLQAGIMGEMSHSVEATTKMTLCVFDRKAFFNFFRSNTERAFDITWLAAVEEHFLGEALTTVGQRSAESSVAWAMLKVYHRCDALGLAQDRSMPFPFRQQDLADALGLSLVHTNKTLSKLRDAQMARWSDGELNILNYDRLAELAMMQEEEARPRPLI